In Xyrauchen texanus isolate HMW12.3.18 chromosome 32, RBS_HiC_50CHRs, whole genome shotgun sequence, the following proteins share a genomic window:
- the mkrn2os.1 gene encoding MKRN2 opposite strand, tandem duplicate 1 produces MDKTVIKYRHCGRDIYSFSRQNATYSCKNYDLERSHCPFCHQILTFGLLDAPVTLPCPFINGHKVACAFLIGSVHGPSYLGEWHDTEIHVGLSSSEGLVYNYTLSGIRKDDHGWEQCVCLQLVPPWRHDLRESWDRVLEEFSALPEWVSERFHEEREFGSCCYGFALTFINHMRSLDGKMSLSRDEFTGQHVLPTMKTVSIYMKIYHAISQHGFHVAEKCNNM; encoded by the exons ATGGACAAAACTGTGATCAAGTACAGACACTGTGGAAGAGACATTTATAGTTTTTCACGTCAAAATGCAAcatattcttgtaaaaattacgatttggAGAGATCTCATTGTCCGTTCTGTCATCAGATCCTCACATTTGGACTTTTAGACGCACCCGTGACACTTCCCTGTCCTTTTATAAACGGACACAAAGTTGCATGTGCATTTTTGATAGGATCAGTTCACGGACCATCATATCTTGG AGAATGGCATGACACAGAGATACATGTAGGGCTCTCAAGTTCAGAAG GTCTGGTCTATAACTACACCCTCTCAGGGATCCGGAAAGATGATCATGGATGGGAACAGTGTGTCTGTTTACAGCTCGTCCCGCCATGGAGACATGACCTGAGGGAATCATGGGACAGAGTGCTGGAGGAGTTTTCTGCACTTCCAGAATGGGTTTCAGAACG GTTTCATGAAGAGAGGGAATTTGGGTCGTGTTGTTATGGTTTTGCTCTGACTTTCATAAACCACATGCGCTCACTGGATGGGAAAATGTCTTTGAGCAGAGATGAGTTCACAGGACAACATGTTTTACCCACAATGAAGACAGTGTCCATATACATGAAGATCTATCATGCAATATCACAACATGGCTTTCACGTAGCTGAGAAATGTAATAACATGTGA